From Nitrospirota bacterium, a single genomic window includes:
- a CDS encoding bifunctional riboflavin kinase/FAD synthetase produces the protein MLKVTRGLSDNRPRAYPVATIGNFDGHHLGHRALLQTVVETARKARGTSLVLTFDPHPVKILAPHIDLRFLTSPEEKLAHLEAAGIDEVVFLDFTPAFAAMSPTQFAEEILHRSLTLSELFVGNHFAFGKGRTGRIDDLVRLGEQFAFRVHPVTPVVIEGDVVSSSRIRRLIQAGNMEQASMLLGRTYGIRGIVVRGMQQGRTMGWPTANLRLPADRVVPPDGVYAARTVHGAQIYDAIAYIGTRPTFGASERLIEVNLLDQTRDLYGQEIFVQFVGLIRGDYIFASADELSRQIAQDVEQARVNLRRIGRGLNNLGC, from the coding sequence ATGTTGAAAGTGACGCGTGGGCTTTCCGACAACCGTCCACGTGCGTATCCGGTCGCCACGATCGGCAATTTCGATGGCCACCACTTGGGCCATCGGGCGTTGCTGCAGACGGTGGTTGAGACGGCTCGGAAGGCGCGGGGAACGTCGCTCGTGCTGACGTTCGATCCTCATCCGGTAAAAATCCTCGCACCCCATATCGATCTTCGCTTTCTCACCAGCCCCGAGGAAAAACTTGCACACCTCGAAGCCGCGGGAATCGACGAAGTGGTGTTCCTCGATTTCACTCCAGCCTTTGCGGCCATGAGCCCGACGCAGTTTGCGGAAGAGATTCTGCATCGCTCTCTTACCCTGTCGGAGTTGTTCGTGGGCAACCATTTCGCGTTCGGGAAGGGGCGCACAGGGCGTATCGATGACCTGGTGCGTCTTGGAGAGCAGTTCGCCTTTCGCGTACATCCCGTGACCCCTGTGGTGATTGAGGGAGACGTGGTGAGTTCGAGTAGGATTCGCCGTCTTATCCAGGCCGGGAATATGGAACAGGCTTCCATGTTGCTTGGACGCACTTATGGGATTCGAGGCATCGTAGTACGTGGGATGCAGCAGGGGCGGACGATGGGTTGGCCTACGGCCAATCTGCGGTTACCAGCGGACCGGGTCGTGCCGCCTGATGGAGTCTATGCGGCAAGGACTGTCCACGGTGCTCAAATCTATGACGCGATCGCCTATATTGGAACCAGGCCGACCTTTGGAGCGAGCGAACGGCTGATCGAGGTCAATCTGTTGGATCAGACCAGGGATCTGTATGGGCAGGAGATTTTCGTGCAGTTTGTGGGGCTGATACGGGGTGACTATATCTTTGCATCTGCCGATGAGCTGTCGAGGCAAATTGCCCAGGATGTGGAGCAGGCGCGTGTCAACCTACGGCGAATCGGCAGAGGGCTCAATAACCTTGGATGTTGA
- the hemB gene encoding porphobilinogen synthase yields the protein MSFPIQRLRRLRQHEAFRRMVRETRLAPSDLIYPLFVVEGQNRREEITSMPGQFRLSVDLLVKEASEVSVLGIAAIILFGIPDRKDARGTSGFDPNGIVQRAVKAVKGQVPGLMVVTDVCIDEYTDHGHCGIVKDGRILNDETLECLRAMARTHAQAGADMVAPSDMMDGRVAAIRAELDQAGFPELPIMAYAAKFASCFYAPFRDAAFSSPQFGDRQSYQMDPANRREALREIALDVEEGADVIMVKPALPYLDIIAAARAQMLLPVAAYQVSGEYSMIKAAANAGWLDESRAMMESLLSIKRAGADLILTYFAKDAARLLR from the coding sequence ATGAGCTTCCCAATCCAGCGGCTTAGGCGGCTGCGTCAGCACGAGGCATTCCGTCGCATGGTGCGGGAGACGCGTCTGGCCCCGTCTGACCTTATCTATCCCCTGTTCGTCGTCGAAGGGCAAAATCGGCGGGAGGAGATCACTTCGATGCCAGGCCAGTTCCGGCTCTCAGTCGATCTCTTGGTGAAGGAAGCCAGTGAGGTTTCCGTCTTGGGGATTGCCGCGATTATTCTGTTTGGGATTCCTGACCGGAAAGATGCTCGGGGGACCTCGGGGTTCGATCCGAATGGCATCGTGCAGCGGGCCGTCAAAGCAGTGAAGGGACAGGTCCCGGGGCTGATGGTCGTGACCGACGTCTGTATCGACGAATATACCGATCACGGCCATTGCGGCATCGTCAAGGATGGGCGCATTCTCAACGATGAAACGTTGGAGTGCCTCCGAGCGATGGCCAGGACCCATGCGCAGGCTGGGGCCGATATGGTGGCGCCGTCCGATATGATGGACGGGCGGGTGGCGGCGATCAGGGCCGAACTGGATCAGGCTGGATTTCCAGAGTTGCCGATCATGGCCTATGCCGCAAAATTCGCCTCATGCTTTTATGCGCCGTTTCGGGACGCGGCATTTTCAAGCCCACAATTTGGGGATCGGCAGTCGTATCAAATGGATCCGGCCAATCGTCGGGAAGCGCTTCGAGAGATCGCCCTTGATGTCGAAGAAGGGGCTGACGTTATAATGGTGAAACCGGCATTGCCTTACCTGGATATCATCGCTGCGGCCAGGGCCCAGATGTTGTTGCCCGTGGCGGCTTATCAAGTGAGCGGAGAGTACAGCATGATCAAGGCTGCCGCTAACGCCGGCTGGCTCGACGAATCGCGGGCGATGATGGAATCGTTGCTTTCGATCAAGCGGGCCGGCGCAGATCTTATTCTGACCTACTTTGCCAAAGACGCAGCGCGTCTCCTCCGCTGA